Proteins from a single region of Cytophagaceae bacterium:
- a CDS encoding LPS-assembly protein LptD, with protein sequence MKNRSFQVLIILGILFFNQQAFAQQPFGGGLGGRTFGGNPGQSSRTNTSENANKKPALKKTARAKRDSLSIVIPDSLKSAENQIETTVESFSSDSTVLDVENERYHLYGNAKVIYGDIELAAEYIMLDWNKSEVFAHGMPDTTKKVGEPIKGKPIFTDAGESYNSDTIRYNFKSKKAIVSHIVTQQGEGFVQGEKVKKDPEDNMYLFNAKYTTCNLAEPHFHIKAKQIKLVNKKSLVSGPFNFVLSDIPLPIGLPFGFFPIPKKKEIGTSGFVMGSYGEEPSNRGFYFREFGYYHAFNEYIGAKLLGSIYTNGSYGVGLQSNYIKKYRYTGNINLQFNANKSGEIVPKPEASRDFNITWSHSPQSRRPDRSFSANVNLVSNGFNRNNRRLDELDQYTNNTFGSSIQFSRSFGKLLRTSSGFRVDQNVSTKVMNSSLDYSLGLNQFNPFIKEKNMLGNWYDAFRVGLDLSGGYKVSNDITSRTRSTTYTDYNIVGVENRPLTSEELRLQSLGLATNQTVIKLNSAENIKYILSELGQFRSSFSVPISLPNFKIAKYLNFTPGFSYRGDIYTKRLKYEYIEASDAVKIDTLSAREEGVPFFTSGSWNTSASLNTRVYGTFQFKKSKRIQAIRHTLAPSIGISYAPDLSKNGNLYQYVRVRKDDISERYMPRFTELSSASGASGSMNFSLTNQLEAKVRSKSDTAENAFEKIPILDNLNIGGSYNFFALKSPYKYLSDTIVSGFNLSNFNMGTNTSLFKNLININFNATFDPYSFVEDAQNTSNLAGRRIPVYKWKHEGYAGNYLSSMNISLSTGINADKFKKKKNIPPPQTGISGEEDIAKKALQQFVQTNALAYVDFSIPWSMNFSYNFSYYKQGLADPQIIQAVQFTGDLSLTPKWKVNFSSGWDFVYKGVTLTNIGIMRELHCWDMSFQWTPIAGNNLRASNYSFTLQPRSSLLRDLKLSRRRVYYDKGGF encoded by the coding sequence TTGAAAAATAGGTCATTTCAGGTATTAATAATTTTAGGAATTCTGTTTTTTAATCAACAGGCCTTTGCCCAGCAGCCATTTGGAGGTGGGTTGGGTGGCAGGACATTTGGAGGGAATCCCGGTCAGTCTTCCAGAACAAATACCAGTGAAAATGCAAATAAAAAACCAGCTTTAAAAAAAACTGCCAGAGCAAAGCGAGATTCGCTATCAATTGTTATTCCGGATTCTCTAAAAAGTGCTGAAAATCAGATAGAAACTACCGTTGAGTCTTTTTCCTCCGATTCAACAGTTTTGGATGTAGAAAACGAGAGATATCACCTGTATGGCAATGCCAAAGTGATTTATGGCGACATTGAACTGGCAGCGGAATATATCATGTTGGATTGGAACAAAAGTGAAGTTTTTGCTCACGGTATGCCCGATACTACTAAAAAAGTCGGCGAACCAATAAAAGGAAAGCCAATATTTACAGATGCTGGCGAATCTTATAATTCTGATACCATCAGGTATAATTTTAAGTCAAAGAAAGCAATAGTCAGTCATATTGTAACCCAGCAAGGTGAGGGTTTTGTTCAGGGTGAAAAAGTAAAAAAAGACCCGGAAGACAATATGTATTTATTTAATGCTAAGTACACAACCTGTAATTTGGCCGAACCGCATTTTCATATCAAGGCAAAGCAAATTAAACTTGTAAATAAAAAATCGCTGGTTTCAGGACCTTTTAATTTTGTTTTGAGCGATATTCCATTGCCCATAGGTTTACCTTTTGGTTTTTTTCCAATTCCCAAAAAGAAAGAAATAGGCACTTCAGGATTTGTAATGGGTTCTTATGGTGAAGAACCCAGCAACAGAGGTTTTTATTTTCGTGAATTTGGATATTATCATGCATTTAATGAGTACATCGGAGCCAAACTATTGGGAAGTATTTATACCAATGGAAGTTATGGTGTTGGTTTGCAATCAAATTACATAAAAAAATACAGATATACGGGCAATATCAATCTACAATTTAATGCCAATAAATCTGGCGAAATAGTACCCAAACCCGAAGCTTCCCGCGATTTTAACATTACCTGGTCACACTCTCCCCAAAGCAGGAGACCTGACAGGAGCTTTTCTGCTAATGTCAATCTGGTTTCCAATGGTTTCAACAGGAATAACCGCCGTTTAGACGAACTGGATCAATATACCAATAACACATTTGGCTCTTCCATTCAGTTTTCAAGAAGTTTCGGGAAATTACTTCGGACCTCCTCCGGTTTCAGAGTTGACCAAAACGTATCTACAAAGGTGATGAACTCCTCTCTGGATTACTCTTTGGGGCTCAATCAATTCAACCCATTTATTAAAGAAAAAAATATGCTGGGCAATTGGTATGATGCATTTCGGGTGGGTCTGGATCTCAGTGGAGGCTATAAAGTATCAAATGACATTACCAGTAGAACCCGCTCAACCACATATACCGATTATAATATAGTTGGTGTCGAAAACCGCCCCTTAACGAGTGAGGAGTTACGGTTGCAGTCGCTGGGGTTAGCTACTAATCAGACGGTTATAAAGTTAAATTCGGCCGAAAATATAAAATACATATTATCGGAATTGGGACAATTCAGGTCTTCGTTTTCGGTGCCAATTTCACTTCCTAATTTCAAAATTGCCAAATATCTCAATTTTACTCCTGGTTTCTCATATCGCGGTGATATATATACAAAAAGGCTTAAATACGAATACATTGAGGCATCCGATGCGGTGAAAATTGACACCCTTTCAGCCAGGGAGGAAGGTGTTCCATTTTTTACTTCGGGTTCCTGGAATACATCAGCTAGCCTTAACACAAGGGTGTATGGCACATTTCAATTTAAAAAATCAAAGAGAATTCAGGCGATTCGCCATACTTTAGCTCCTTCAATTGGTATTAGTTATGCCCCTGATCTGAGCAAAAATGGCAATTTATATCAATATGTAAGGGTAAGAAAGGATGATATCTCCGAAAGATACATGCCTAGATTCACTGAGTTAAGTTCGGCTTCAGGTGCAAGCGGAAGTATGAATTTTTCTTTGACTAATCAGCTTGAAGCCAAAGTAAGATCAAAATCTGATACCGCCGAAAATGCCTTTGAAAAAATCCCAATTCTTGATAATCTTAACATAGGAGGAAGTTACAATTTTTTTGCACTTAAATCTCCCTATAAATACCTTTCAGATACCATTGTGAGTGGTTTCAATCTGTCAAATTTCAATATGGGTACCAATACCAGCCTTTTTAAAAACTTGATAAACATAAACTTTAATGCCACTTTTGATCCATATTCTTTTGTTGAAGACGCCCAGAATACCTCAAATCTGGCAGGTAGAAGGATTCCTGTGTATAAGTGGAAACATGAAGGCTATGCCGGAAACTACTTATCTTCAATGAATATATCACTAAGTACTGGTATTAATGCCGATAAGTTTAAAAAGAAAAAGAATATTCCTCCTCCACAAACCGGGATTTCAGGAGAGGAAGATATAGCGAAAAAAGCACTACAGCAGTTTGTGCAAACCAATGCTCTGGCGTATGTTGATTTCAGTATTCCCTGGAGTATGAATTTCAGCTATAATTTTAGTTATTATAAACAAGGACTTGCTGATCCACAAATAATTCAGGCGGTACAATTCACCGGGGATTTGAGTTTGACCCCAAAATGGAAAGTCAACTTTAGCTCAGGCTGGGACTTTGTTTATAAAGGGGTTACACTTACCAATATCGGTATCATGCGTGAGTTACATTGCTGGGATATGAGTTTCCAATGGACACCAATAGCCGGAAATAATCTTAGAGCCAGTAATTATAGCTTTACCTTACAGCCACGTTCTTCTTTACTTCGTGATTTAAAACTATCAAGAAGAAGAGTGTATTATGACAAAGGTGGATTTTGA
- a CDS encoding bifunctional hydroxymethylpyrimidine kinase/phosphomethylpyrimidine kinase, which translates to MSLLTVGSVAFDKLETPFGKTDKIVGGAATFIALTASYFTSKNNIVGIVGSDFPKEMIKTFNEHGINTDGLEIDPEGKTFFWHGKYHQDMNNRDTLDTQLGVFENWEPTIPEEYQDTQYLMLGNMVPVIQHQTLKKLRNRPKFVMLDTMNLWMDIAMDDLKKVLLDIDCLTINDAEARQLSGDYSLKRAAKTIMKMGPKTLIIKKGEHGALLFQDDRIFYCPALPLEEVFDPTGAGDTFAGGFIGYLAKTDDLSFENMKRAIIYGSAMASFCVEKFGTERIQYLTQTEINNRVMEFVQLASFEIID; encoded by the coding sequence ATGAGTCTATTAACCGTTGGGTCAGTTGCATTTGATAAACTAGAGACCCCTTTTGGCAAAACTGACAAAATTGTTGGAGGTGCCGCAACATTCATTGCCTTGACAGCTTCTTATTTTACTTCAAAAAACAATATTGTAGGTATCGTGGGTAGCGATTTTCCTAAGGAAATGATAAAAACTTTTAATGAGCATGGTATCAATACCGATGGCCTGGAAATAGATCCTGAAGGTAAAACGTTTTTCTGGCATGGTAAATATCATCAGGATATGAATAACCGGGATACGCTGGACACACAACTTGGTGTTTTTGAAAATTGGGAGCCTACTATTCCGGAAGAATATCAGGACACGCAATATCTGATGCTTGGCAATATGGTGCCAGTTATCCAACACCAAACTTTAAAAAAACTCAGAAACCGCCCCAAATTTGTAATGCTTGATACCATGAATCTATGGATGGATATTGCAATGGATGACCTGAAAAAAGTCTTGCTTGACATTGATTGCCTGACCATTAACGACGCTGAGGCAAGACAGCTTTCGGGTGATTATTCTTTGAAAAGAGCAGCCAAAACCATAATGAAAATGGGACCTAAAACTCTGATTATCAAAAAAGGAGAACATGGTGCCCTGTTATTCCAGGATGACCGTATTTTTTATTGCCCTGCTTTACCATTGGAAGAAGTTTTTGACCCCACCGGAGCAGGTGATACTTTTGCAGGTGGTTTTATTGGCTACCTTGCCAAAACCGATGATCTGAGTTTTGAAAATATGAAACGTGCGATAATTTATGGTTCTGCAATGGCTTCATTTTGTGTTGAGAAATTTGGAACAGAACGCATTCAATATCTTACTCAAACCGAAATCAACAATAGAGTAATGGAGTTTGTACAGCTTGCAAGCTTTGAAATAATAGACTAA
- a CDS encoding DeoR/GlpR transcriptional regulator: MLKEERQKHILEHLKTAKKINLGQLSTMLSVSYDSIRRDVIELEDKGLLKKVHGGVVSNSYLGILSGQRTEVKNGNDLDIIIKKTLKLFKNHQIILMDGGTTNFFLAEAIPKNLQLTVITNSPPLAMALNDHENIEVILLGGKYYKRYQISMGLEVTQQIKRFNPDLYIMGTNGIDPVKGLTIRNYDEAILKQEMMNISKSTICCVVEEKIGIVEAFQVCELNKIDKLITSLSPADEKLKAFDNIEII, translated from the coding sequence ATGTTAAAAGAAGAAAGGCAAAAACACATACTGGAACATCTGAAAACGGCCAAAAAGATAAACCTTGGCCAACTAAGCACCATGCTTTCGGTTTCATACGATAGCATCAGGCGGGATGTAATTGAACTTGAAGACAAGGGCTTACTGAAAAAAGTACATGGCGGTGTGGTTTCTAATAGTTATCTCGGAATTTTATCAGGTCAAAGAACTGAGGTAAAAAATGGAAATGACCTTGACATTATTATTAAAAAAACACTTAAACTTTTTAAAAACCACCAAATCATTCTCATGGATGGTGGCACAACAAATTTCTTTCTGGCAGAAGCAATACCAAAAAACCTCCAACTAACTGTAATCACCAATTCGCCTCCTTTGGCTATGGCTCTCAATGACCATGAAAATATTGAAGTAATATTATTGGGAGGAAAATATTATAAAAGATACCAAATCTCTATGGGCCTCGAGGTAACCCAACAAATAAAAAGATTTAATCCCGATTTATATATAATGGGGACCAATGGCATAGATCCAGTAAAAGGATTGACCATCAGAAATTATGATGAAGCCATATTAAAACAAGAAATGATGAATATCTCCAAGAGCACAATTTGCTGTGTGGTAGAGGAAAAAATCGGAATAGTAGAAGCTTTTCAGGTGTGTGAACTCAATAAAATCGACAAGCTTATTACTTCACTGTCACCCGCTGACGAAAAACTTAAAGCATTTGATAACATTGAAATAATTTAA